The Hevea brasiliensis isolate MT/VB/25A 57/8 chromosome 1, ASM3005281v1, whole genome shotgun sequence genome has a window encoding:
- the LOC110640790 gene encoding cinnamoyl-CoA reductase 1 encodes MPVDTSSLSGHGQTVCVTGAGGFIASWIVKLLLERGYTVKGTVRNPDDPKNSHLRELEGAKERLTLCKADLLDYESLRKAIMGCDGVFHAASPVTDDPEQMVEPAVNGTKNVVIAAAEAKVRRVVFTSSIGAVYMDPNRNPDVIVDESCWSDLDFCKNTKNWYCYGKAVAEQAAWEVAKEKGVDLVAVNPVLVLGPLLQSTVNASVIHILKYLTGSAKTYANSVQAYAHVKDVALAHILVYEIPSASGRYLCAESVLRRGEVVEILAKFFPEYPIPTRCSDEKNPRAKPYKFSNQKLKDLGMEFTPVKQCLYETVKSLQERGHLPIPKQPEDSIRIQS; translated from the exons ATGCCTGTTGATACCTCATCACTCTCTGGCCATGGCCAAACCGTCTGCGTCACCGGAGCCGGTGGCTTCATCGCTTCTTGGATCGTTAAGTTGCTTCTTGAAAGAGGTTATACCGTTAAAGGAACTGTGCGCAACCCAG ATGATCCTAAGAATTCTCATTTGAGAGAGCTTGAAGGTGCCAAGGAGAGATTAACTCTGTGCAAAGCTGATCTTCTTGATTATGAGAGTCTTCGAAAGGCCATTATGGGGTGTGATGGAGTGTTCCACGCTGCTTCTCCTGTCACTGATGATCCT GAACAAATGGTGGAGCCAGCCGTGAATGGGACCAAAAATGTGGTCATAGCAGCCGCGGAGGCCAAAGTCCGGCGGGTGGTGTTTACATCTTCTATCGGTGCGGTTTATATGGATCCCAACAGGAACCCAGATGTTATTGTCGATGAATCTTGCTGGAGTGACCTCGACTTTTGCAAGAATACTAag AACTGGTACTGCTATGGGAAGGCGGTGGCGGAGCAGGCGGCGTGGGAGGTGGCCAAGGAGAAAGGGGTGGACCTAGTGGCGGTGAACCCAGTTTTGGTTCTTGGACCACTGTTGCAATCCACTGTCAATGCAAGTGTTATTCACATCCTTAAATACCTAACTGGCTCAGCCAAGACCTACGCCAATTCTGTTCAAGCTTATGCGCATGTTAAGGATGTGGCACTTGCCCACATTCTTGTCTACGAGATACCCTCCGCCTCCGGCCGATACCTCTGTGCTGAGAGCGTCCTCCGCCGTGGTGAGGTGGTGGAAATTCTTGCCAAGTTCTTCCCTGAGTATCCCATCCCCACCAG GTGTTCAGATGAGAAGAACCCAAGAGCAAAACCATACAAATTCTCAAACCAAAAGCTCAAGGACCTTGGCATGGAATTTACACCAGTGAAGCAATGCCTATATGAAACTGTTAAGAGTTTGCAGGAAAGGGGTCACCTTCCAATCCCAAAACAGCCAGAAGACTCAATTAGAATTCAATCCTAA